The stretch of DNA GGGTCATCAGATTGAGGCCCCCCAGGCCTATTACGATCGTTGTGCCTTAGAGACTTACACCGACACGGATTGTACGGCTGACATGTTCCCGGAGTATAAACAGCCACCCGGACAGTTTCAAGTGGGTATGAAGATCGAGGCTGTGGATCCCCTCAACCTGGCCACGGTGTGTGTGGCCACCATCATGAAGGTGCTTCGCTTCGGCTACATCATGGTTAGGTACGAACTGCATTCGGTTTTCCTCCTCGTCAGGCTCTTGGGTAGGTGGGAAAGTCATCTCACATCTGTTTTGGGTCGTTCCAGAATCGATGGTTATGAGACGGATGAGACGGGTTCGGATTGGTTCTGTTATCATGGATCGTCGCCACTGATCTTTCCTCCCGGATACTGCGAGAAGAAGAACATCAAGTTAAAGCCTCCCACAGGGTGGGAGGACAATTTCACGTGGTACGATTATCTCAAGGAGACGAAAGCTCAAGCCGCTGCCGTGTCGCTCTTCAATCCCCATCGGGACGACGTTCGACACGGCTTCAAAGTGGGCATGAAAGTCGAGGCCTCGGACCAAATGGACCCTAGGCTCATCTGTGTCAGCACAATCGGTCGCGTTGTTGGACGCCTTCTGAAAGTCCACTTTGACGGTTGGGAGGACGACTACGACCAATGGATGGATTGTGAGAACGTGGACATTTACCCAGTGGGTTGGGCCGAATTAGTCGGCCATAAACTTGAAGGACCGCGGAAGATGCGTAAGTACAAGTAGTTCTTCGAAACCGAAAATCATCAGCAATGAAATCCAGATCTTCGTCATATCTAGCTCcgcaaaagaaagaaaaacgtAAGCCCGTGGGTCGAAAAGGCAAGAAGAGGGCCTCAGCCGGAGGAGGCAATTCTTCCAACGCGGGAGGGAGCACCACGGTATCGCCCAATCCTAATAATCAAGGCCCTCTGGCCACACCTAATGGGAGGAAATCGGGTCGGAAAACGGCGTCGCCGGTGAATGTGAAGGAGGTCGAAGAGGTTCCCGAAGTCGCTCCGCTAGCACCGAAAACGCCCTCGCCCTCACCTCCCCCACCACCTCCACCGGCCTCCTCTTCCTCCGCTCTTGTGGCTGTACCTGCTAGCTCATCACCACCGCCTCCCGTCTTGGAAGCACAAAGTGTGGAGCCAGCCAGTCCCACCCCTCCTCCACCCACTTTGACGCCGGCTTTGGCCATCAAAGTCATTCCCAGATTGGTGGACTCGGCCGGTCAAGTCTCGAACCAAAGAATTCGCGACTCGAACCTGGACCCAGCCAATTGGAACGTGGATGAGGTAGCACAATTTTTGGAGATCAACGATTGCGCCACTCTTGTGGACGCGTTTATTGATCAGGTGAGGTTCAAAAATCCCTCTTCGGTTGACATTGAGGCAATGCCTAAACATTGTTTCATCAAATCATTGCAGGGAGTGGACGGCAGCCGCTTTTTATCCTTGGCTAAAGAAGAGGTGATGAAGTTGGCTAATAACAAGATCGGTCCTTGCCTCAAGGTTGAAAACCTCTTGACTTTGTTGAAAGCCCGCATGAACCCGGCCCAAGCGCGCTTCCTCGCTACGATTCGAAAGAGCACGCCTTGAAGAGACAAAATTGTTGAGATTGCTCCGAGTGTTTCACGTGtgtatatttatttttgatgccCACTAAATCCATAGGCTGAGGAGCCTTTCTTGACGAcgatgtaaaaaaaatcttaaataTCATCAGATTCTGAACGTAAAGCAGAGAAATAAAGATAGAAACCTCGAAATTTCGTTGGGTGTTGGTCGAGGAGGGAGGGATGGCTGGCCAAGGCATCAGTATATACTACTGGAGGAGGGGGATCCCTGGTGAAATCTCACtatttcttatttattttccatcacatttcattgtcataaaattgtattttcatCACAGTTTtaattaatttcattttccgCGAAAACAAGCACGTAGCAAATTACACAAGAAATCAGTTGTGACAAAATGAACTCAATTGGCGAATCTGTCCGAATCCTGGTATTGGCATCCCTTGTGCAGTGATTCGTGATGCCCTGAAGAAGCAAGTTGGCGCGAAATTGTCCTCTTGAAGACCAACCGGGCTGTGTCGATTAAAAAGTCAAAGACGTTAACCCTCGTCCATTTCATGTAATTTACTTCCCTGAATACCCCGAATTACCGGTGCAAGTTTCCATCAACAAGAGAGGATGTCGTCAAGTAAGTATATAGTTATTTTTCTGTCATAAAAGAGATTGTGGCAATAACGTCGTTTGAATTCCTATATGTTTGTTCTGTAATAATTGCATCCTCTTTAAGACTGGTCAAATTACTTACATTGAAACAATTCGCCTGTATATGTCTGCATCTACACCTTTTGACAAAGCCATACATCGTTGgtttattgaaaattatgaGAAAAATAAATCGCTGATTTAACAATTTTTCAGAATATAATTGTCGGCGGTGTCGCCGAGCAATACTTAGTAATGCCGAAATTTTAGCGAGACACCAAAAAAATTGCCACGGCCTATGCAATGAGGATCATGCACACGACTACATCAATGAGTCCTTTGCATCGCTGGatttgttggaaaattggGTAATGGAACAGGAATTGGACAAAATCTTCATTAAACGTACAGGACGCAATGGCATCGCAAGATTTCAATGCAGACACTACAGAAAATCGATTGATGCCCTCCAAATAGAGGCTTCAAACCAGGGCGATTCAAACGACGACGCCGTATTGGACAATGGTCAAAGACAGACCAATGAAGTCAACAACGCTACCCGAATTCTCAAAACAGTGATACCTGGCACCCGAACTAGCCATGCCCAAGTAAAACCAAGAAAGAAAGCCAAGATCACACGTCATGAATGCCAGGCCAAATACTATACCAAGCAAATGACATTGTGCTCATGTCCACCAGATATCCCAGGAAACCAATGTTACCAGCAAGCAATGCAATTCGTaatgaagggctgcaaaacCCACACCCATGCAATCGAGCTACGGTTTCAAAGAATCTCCAAGATTACCAAGCAGATGCTTATTGGATTACTTCAAGCAGGAGTTCCAAAACCTGTAATCCTTCAAAGATACTGTACTCCGGCGGACTGCGTTGCAGGAGGGAATAAGATAGTTACGCTACAAGATTTAGACAACCTTGCAAGAGCTTATGTTCACACAAATATCGATTTAACCaaatcagattttgaaaatatttgtaatCTAATGACAAGGGAGGAGGTTCGAGCGTATTCCTTTGACGGGTTGCCCGTCAAACCGACTGCTATCCCGAAAGAAATATCCGAAAAAGTGATCCAAGACCGAAGAGAACACTTTCATAATCTTTGCATCGTCAGACATGATTAAAGCATTTAAAGAACAACCCAAGGTTCTTTTCATGGATTCAACACATGGgacaaattcatcaaaatacCCGCTAATTTCATTCTTAGTGACTGGTAAGTAAACAGTTCcatatttgaaattgcttgaagCACATATTAATTGAACACAACCGTATTGCAAGTTCTGTTTATCTTTAAATGTGTTCGAAAGGTATGTCGCATTTTACAATCTTGGTAATCTTATGTTTTAGATAAAAGAGGCGAAGGCGTACCAGTGATACAAATTGTTGCCAACACAGAGGTTTCGATTGTGGTGAAACAGGGCTTATTTGTACTCAATCGCTTGGCTGAAGAGGCTGTTCATGACGTGAAAGTGATTATGTCTGATATGGGGGCTTCTTTCATTAATGCTTGGCGAGAGGCGTTCCCAAGTTTACCGGTGAAGCACGTTAAATGTGCGTGGCATCTCGAAAACGCTTGGAAAAATGGTCTCCTACCTCACGATCCCGAATTACGGACGTGTCTCAGCCAATTGCGTTTGACTCCCTCGGAATCAGAGTTCGTGACCTTTTCTTACAAGCTTGTTGTATCCTAGTCATCCGTCGTTATTTCATTTATACTTACTCTACCACATCCCTCATTACTCGCCAtagttcaattccattcacctATATATACCTCCATCTCTCGGCAATAGATATCATTCATACACCGTCACATGTGAACATAACAAAGTTGAAGCAAGATTAGGTATGCAAGCAAtagtttttattcaattatgTAAGCATTTATTAAAAATAGCCTACGAGAACGAAAGGGGTTAAAAATAAATTAATCATGAATGGGAATTGTATCTCCTCTTGTAAGATTCTAatattcaatcaaatgattGTGCACTTTTATGCTAAAAAAAAGCACTTGGTGTTGCTCTTTTCCAGGAAATAAATTATCGTTAAAATATAATAGGTATGCAGAATATAATAGGTATGcagaaaaaaacacaagtTTAGCCTACTTTGGCAAGATTTATCGTTAGAACTTTTACAATTGTGGGCCATACCATGGGCTTGTATCTCGGGACGTATAGTACAGACTTAAGCCTTGCATAAAATGGACGCTGGAGTTTTaagaaattaaaaatgaaaaaaaaaattcttttacAAACTAACTTACTATGTTTCAATTTATCCATCAACGGTTTGAACATTTACTTTTTAGAGCGGCAAGTCAGATGGATGGAATTATTTTGTCAATAATTACGGTCCAAATGGAAAAGTATGCAAACCAAAAGAATGGGCTTGTTGTTTCAACCACGGGATCTTGTCCCATAACCTTATCGAAGAAAGGTAAGTCTTTAAGGGTTAAATAGAaattggcacaccaaaaacaaattgcCACTCGCTTAAAACACACGGATGCagaaatgttgaataaattgTTACTCAAAGTTCGACTAGATGAGATCCCAATCCGATGCATACTCTCAGACTGGACTTGAAATACAATTGATTATGCCTtatggagaaaaaaagtctAACAAATACAAATTATTAGTGAAGTTCCTTTTTCATAGTACAGGTTCTTTCTAATGCACAAACTTCTTTCCCATGCTTTATTCCATTTGGTGGGACATAGGGAACCATTTGTCGTATCATTTTGATGGTTATtcacttttcatcattttttaggTATCATCGAACGATAAAAGATTTAGCGCTCAAGT from Tigriopus californicus strain San Diego chromosome 3, Tcal_SD_v2.1, whole genome shotgun sequence encodes:
- the LOC131877940 gene encoding MBT domain-containing protein 1-like, with protein sequence METDTPQNPGTTLTSGPASTVTDPLPSGAATNGAAASADSASELNDPAPAPANAPSNAPSNAPANAPASDATEGWAPVAARDSSASDSSLIPARNLVFSYPIEDYTHPSLSTSHDLKHSYSWESLMSAPDFVAAPVTAFKHAPMSECWDQITVGMKVEVENKDAEHFGLFDVSYWVASVLRLSGYNALLRYEGFGQDGTKDFWLSVCSDKIHPVGWCATKGKPLIPPRAIQTKRSDWKDYLVKRLTGARTLPTNFYSKVWQSVGSIFKPGMKLEVVDKMRICQVRVATIFEIIGRRLYLQYDNVDHNDKGFWCHEESPLIHPVGWAHRVGHQIEAPQAYYDRCALETYTDTDCTADMFPEYKQPPGQFQVGMKIEAVDPLNLATVCVATIMKVLRFGYIMVRIDGYETDETGSDWFCYHGSSPLIFPPGYCEKKNIKLKPPTGWEDNFTWYDYLKETKAQAAAVSLFNPHRDDVRHGFKVGMKVEASDQMDPRLICVSTIGRVVGRLLKVHFDGWEDDYDQWMDCENVDIYPVGWAELVGHKLEGPRKMPPQKKEKRKPVGRKGKKRASAGGGNSSNAGGSTTVSPNPNNQGPLATPNGRKSGRKTASPVNVKEVEEVPEVAPLAPKTPSPSPPPPPPPASSSSALVAVPASSSPPPPVLEAQSVEPASPTPPPPTLTPALAIKVIPRLVDSAGQVSNQRIRDSNLDPANWNVDEVAQFLEINDCATLVDAFIDQGVDGSRFLSLAKEEVMKLANNKIGPCLKVENLLTLLKARMNPAQARFLATIRKSTP